The Bacteroidota bacterium genome includes a region encoding these proteins:
- a CDS encoding helix-turn-helix transcriptional regulator, with the protein MRFAAGFATTVIPRVVNNRSNFAEKDADFSGLSSWFLPNRDSLSKRPRGRRYLEWEEVERASNGHLALYRQRIAERYPCLTPTELRVCTLVKASLPSWKIAEILGVCEETVENHRSHARRKMCLNGESLASHLATL; encoded by the coding sequence ATGCGTTTCGCAGCAGGTTTCGCAACCACAGTCATTCCGAGAGTCGTGAACAATCGCTCGAATTTTGCAGAAAAGGACGCGGACTTTAGCGGCCTTTCGTCATGGTTTCTACCCAATCGCGATAGCCTTTCCAAGCGCCCGCGCGGTCGGCGCTACCTGGAATGGGAAGAAGTGGAGCGGGCATCGAATGGACACCTTGCGCTCTATCGCCAGCGAATTGCGGAGCGATATCCTTGCCTCACGCCGACGGAGCTGCGGGTCTGCACGCTCGTCAAAGCATCGTTGCCGAGCTGGAAAATTGCCGAGATCCTTGGAGTGTGCGAGGAAACGGTCGAAAATCACCGCTCGCACGCCCGAAGGAAAATGTGTCTCAATGGCGAAAGCCTGGCGAGTCATCTGGCCACGCTCTAA
- the clcA gene encoding H(+)/Cl(-) exchange transporter ClcA yields the protein MPENPADAFSTSNKNPHEPGVGNYLLHVNRKAHFARAALAGVAAGALAVAFQVALELADESRIALLEFAHHLTLGWVIPPIAAAVLAGIAGYITERYAPAASGSGIPHTRAVLARLREIDWRRLIPVKFIAGVLGLGAGLSMGREGPTVQLGAGVGKMLSEKLKLDERSERNIIASAAGAGLGAAFNAPLAGFIFVIEELQRELSPLTFVSALIASVLAVAISRIFTGQLPSFHIHGYPLPSLQALPLFAAMGFVAGYAGVLFNRTLLYSVKSSRKLTMPMWQKGVVAALITGLTGWWLPDALGGGHRIAESILRGDYVGSEFTTFLLVLLVGKFLLTMIAYASGLPGGIFAPLLVMGAIIGQLFGHLSGVMFPHSGATPAAYAVVCMGAMFTSIVRAPLTGVVLILEMTGNEEQLFALILTCLIAYLVSEHAGSPPIYDALLDFDLEKDHSATKPVSMEARAMHVTIASHSIMDGSIIGSLQLPEGCMLVTVRRGHHELIATPELVLQPGDQVLVVLPEAGRDVVLGMSGQREA from the coding sequence ATGCCTGAAAACCCCGCAGACGCATTTTCCACATCAAACAAGAATCCGCACGAGCCCGGAGTCGGCAACTATCTGCTCCACGTCAATCGAAAAGCACATTTTGCTCGCGCAGCCCTCGCAGGAGTTGCGGCAGGAGCTTTAGCGGTCGCGTTCCAGGTCGCACTTGAACTGGCCGACGAAAGCCGAATCGCGCTCCTGGAATTCGCTCATCATTTGACACTTGGTTGGGTGATTCCCCCAATTGCGGCGGCTGTTCTTGCCGGAATAGCTGGGTACATTACCGAACGCTACGCACCAGCTGCGTCGGGTAGTGGAATTCCACATACGCGCGCGGTTCTCGCCCGTTTGCGCGAGATCGACTGGCGGCGGTTGATCCCTGTGAAATTTATTGCGGGAGTGCTCGGCCTCGGTGCAGGACTTTCGATGGGCCGCGAGGGCCCGACTGTCCAACTTGGCGCCGGAGTCGGCAAAATGCTCTCAGAGAAGTTGAAGCTGGATGAACGCTCGGAGCGCAACATTATCGCTTCAGCCGCAGGTGCGGGTCTTGGAGCCGCCTTCAATGCACCTCTGGCCGGGTTTATTTTTGTCATCGAAGAATTACAGCGCGAGCTTTCGCCGCTCACCTTCGTCTCGGCACTGATTGCTTCGGTATTGGCTGTTGCAATCAGTCGCATCTTTACTGGGCAGCTTCCCTCCTTCCATATTCACGGCTATCCGCTTCCCTCACTTCAGGCATTGCCGCTATTCGCGGCGATGGGGTTTGTAGCCGGGTATGCCGGAGTGCTGTTCAATCGAACCCTCCTGTACTCCGTGAAGTCGTCGCGCAAGCTCACCATGCCGATGTGGCAGAAGGGCGTTGTTGCGGCACTTATCACCGGACTTACTGGCTGGTGGCTGCCCGATGCGCTCGGTGGCGGACATCGCATCGCCGAAAGCATTCTGCGCGGAGATTATGTCGGCTCGGAATTCACGACATTCTTGCTGGTTCTTCTCGTCGGCAAATTCTTGCTCACAATGATCGCGTATGCCTCGGGCCTTCCCGGCGGGATATTCGCACCACTGCTTGTGATGGGCGCAATCATCGGGCAACTCTTTGGTCACCTGAGCGGAGTGATGTTTCCCCATTCTGGTGCGACACCCGCTGCATACGCGGTAGTTTGCATGGGAGCCATGTTCACTTCGATCGTTCGTGCACCGCTTACTGGCGTCGTTCTGATCCTGGAAATGACAGGCAATGAAGAACAGCTATTCGCACTCATTCTAACTTGCTTGATCGCCTATCTCGTTTCGGAGCACGCGGGATCCCCTCCGATCTACGATGCGCTTCTCGATTTTGATCTTGAGAAAGATCATAGCGCGACCAAACCCGTGTCGATGGAGGCTCGTGCGATGCACGTCACGATAGCATCCCATTCCATTATGGATGGTTCGATTATCGGATCCCTGCAATTACCTGAGGGATGCATGCTTGTGACGGTGCGACGCGGCCATCACGAGCTTATCGCCACACCAGAATTGGTCCTGCAGCCGGGGGACCAAGTCCTTGTCGTCCTTCCCGAAGCCGGACGTGACGTCGTTCTGGGGATGAGCGGCCAGCGCGAGGCATGA
- a CDS encoding kelch repeat-containing protein: MRKPFAALLLSIPSFQAVAQSWQWIAPMNQARAESEAAMMHNGKILVAGGYDQNSVLSSCEIYDPLTNSWQRTGNMITKSR, from the coding sequence ATGCGAAAGCCGTTCGCGGCTCTACTACTCTCGATTCCTTCGTTTCAGGCAGTTGCACAATCTTGGCAGTGGATCGCACCAATGAACCAGGCACGCGCTGAATCCGAGGCCGCGATGATGCACAACGGCAAAATTCTCGTGGCTGGTGGTTACGATCAGAATTCTGTCTTGTCGAGTTGTGAAATTTACGATCCGCTGACGAATTCCTGGCAGCGGACAGGGAATATGATCACAAAATCGAGGTGA
- a CDS encoding DUF4159 domain-containing protein: MVRPFAFFLVMTVLLGATIFGGAPELYAQGVGSFPTSINKSGSQFRIARLKYAGGSDWYNDPSSEPNLLNFIRQNSNIDVAPDYVWVDLASDEIFNYPFLFMTGHGNVDFSDVEAKRLRAYCDAGGFLYIDDDYGLDKPIRREMKKVFPDQDFVELPFSHGIYHDHFDFPNGLPKTHEHDGKPPQGFGLFSDKRLSVFYTFETNPSDGWADPEVHNDPESKRLEAMRIGTNIVVWALEH; the protein is encoded by the coding sequence ATGGTCAGGCCCTTTGCTTTTTTTCTTGTCATGACGGTGCTTTTGGGTGCCACCATCTTTGGGGGTGCCCCCGAGCTATATGCTCAGGGTGTCGGCTCATTTCCGACATCAATTAACAAATCTGGCTCGCAGTTTCGTATTGCACGACTGAAGTACGCTGGCGGCAGTGATTGGTACAACGATCCCTCCAGCGAGCCAAACCTGCTGAACTTCATCCGCCAGAACAGCAATATCGACGTGGCACCGGACTATGTGTGGGTCGATCTGGCGAGCGATGAAATATTCAATTATCCGTTCTTGTTTATGACTGGGCATGGTAACGTCGATTTTTCGGACGTGGAGGCCAAGCGTCTCAGGGCCTATTGCGATGCCGGTGGATTCCTGTATATTGACGATGACTACGGGCTCGACAAACCGATCCGTCGCGAAATGAAGAAAGTATTTCCCGATCAAGATTTTGTCGAGTTACCATTTTCGCACGGTATTTATCACGACCACTTCGATTTTCCAAACGGTCTGCCGAAGACACACGAACACGACGGCAAGCCCCCGCAGGGCTTTGGGCTTTTCTCTGACAAGCGACTTTCTGTCTTCTACACGTTCGAAACCAACCCGAGCGATGGTTGGGCCGACCCCGAAGTACATAACGACCCGGAATCCAAACGCCTCGAAGCCATGCGAATCGGGACAAACATTGTGGTCTGGGCGCTGGAACATTAA
- a CDS encoding CPBP family intramembrane metalloprotease: MSSSVLTTVAVGVIIGLALIGTLVFIASRRGWMRNGYFTSSATILVVLGIFIAFQSLGSMLVVAIGGFTLDESNVTMLAMNGAAQLLIMLVGTVVVSLALRQNSYVVFRLEGFHRTPWIAYILSIPIMFAAQFAGEAVSSIWAKGWRLFPAIYPLLNKLESANDKQMEALVTAHGLGEFVLIFLFVAVIPAFAEETLFRGFAMTNIEHSGRSRTRPIYALFLSSALFAAIHLSVFKFPGLLSLGLALGYMASRTNNLFVGSLGHAANNGIIVIALYLAPGLDTGASASSLIGTADMPMIDALLMLGGSLPALALLIYVFHRATEGIEPKHPLAQE; the protein is encoded by the coding sequence ATGAGTTCATCAGTCTTAACAACGGTTGCAGTCGGTGTCATAATAGGACTTGCTCTGATTGGCACGTTGGTCTTCATCGCGTCCCGTCGTGGATGGATGCGCAATGGCTATTTTACGAGTTCGGCTACAATCCTTGTCGTGCTCGGTATCTTCATCGCCTTCCAGTCTCTGGGTTCAATGTTGGTCGTGGCTATCGGTGGCTTCACGCTGGACGAGTCCAATGTCACCATGCTCGCAATGAATGGTGCGGCCCAGCTTCTGATCATGCTGGTCGGGACCGTCGTGGTCTCGCTGGCTCTGCGCCAGAATTCCTACGTTGTCTTTCGTCTTGAAGGATTCCATCGGACTCCCTGGATCGCTTACATCCTTTCAATCCCGATCATGTTTGCGGCGCAGTTTGCAGGTGAAGCCGTTTCCTCGATTTGGGCAAAAGGCTGGCGTCTCTTTCCAGCGATATATCCTTTGCTGAACAAACTCGAATCTGCGAACGATAAACAGATGGAAGCGCTCGTGACCGCGCATGGTCTCGGAGAGTTCGTTCTCATATTCCTTTTCGTCGCAGTGATTCCCGCCTTTGCTGAAGAGACTTTGTTTCGCGGCTTTGCGATGACAAACATCGAACATAGCGGACGTTCTCGTACGCGGCCCATTTATGCACTCTTTCTCAGCTCGGCCCTATTTGCCGCAATTCACCTTAGCGTCTTTAAATTCCCAGGACTTCTTTCGCTCGGTCTCGCACTCGGTTATATGGCGTCCCGGACCAACAATCTCTTCGTCGGCTCGCTTGGCCACGCCGCAAACAACGGCATCATCGTCATTGCGCTCTATCTTGCACCGGGGCTGGATACTGGTGCATCGGCATCGAGCCTTATCGGGACCGCAGATATGCCAATGATCGATGCTCTTTTGATGCTTGGCGGATCGTTGCCGGCGCTGGCTTTATTGATTTACGTATTCCATCGGGCCACCGAAGGAATCGAACCGAAGCATCCGCTCGCACAAGAATAG
- a CDS encoding glycosyltransferase family 9 protein: MLKRTLSILYLLSRLAISWVRHILGLSKAKHIRLGEEIEPQIGELRSILLFGYMGMGDAVMFEPALRAFLHRFPKAQFDLVVGRGSQSLAILKHIMWEHGREFRSIIMADFKAMSRRELKSLNSTLADNSYEACIAVYTTPIQYYVSAIESIPIRIGHAIRAQAWYKPRPNYLFNIARTVDQNIDEREPYRHYRLAQAVGIQSQGELPVPRITISDQNQAWARDFLQREGLHNKELIAVHLGVSKAMNWKKWSDERYAAVFERLRKPNRHFLFFGGVDEREEIEIARAHIIEVSSVFAGSLDVIQVGALLTQCKMTIGNDSGIGHLSIAIGTPTFRIFGPSDHYGCEPYSEEHVTLYKDLSCSPCMNLGLIKAGYNVLNCGHRNCLGYISVDEVTDSISNLLTRK; this comes from the coding sequence TTGCTTAAACGAACACTTAGTATTCTTTACCTTCTTAGTAGACTTGCTATAAGTTGGGTACGCCATATCCTCGGACTCAGTAAGGCGAAACACATCCGATTAGGTGAAGAGATTGAGCCTCAGATCGGAGAACTTCGTTCGATACTTCTATTCGGGTACATGGGAATGGGGGATGCCGTCATGTTCGAGCCGGCGCTTAGGGCATTCCTCCACCGGTTTCCCAAAGCTCAGTTTGACCTTGTGGTCGGTCGTGGAAGCCAGAGTCTTGCGATTTTGAAACATATCATGTGGGAGCATGGACGAGAATTTCGCTCGATCATCATGGCAGATTTCAAAGCCATGAGTCGAAGGGAGTTAAAGAGTCTCAACTCGACACTGGCCGACAATTCATATGAAGCGTGCATTGCAGTATACACAACTCCCATTCAATATTATGTCTCTGCAATTGAATCGATACCGATCCGGATCGGCCATGCGATTCGCGCGCAAGCATGGTACAAACCCCGCCCCAATTACCTTTTTAACATCGCCCGAACCGTCGATCAAAATATCGATGAGCGCGAGCCTTATCGACATTATCGATTGGCACAAGCAGTGGGGATCCAATCGCAAGGCGAATTGCCGGTTCCACGCATTACTATTTCTGATCAGAATCAGGCCTGGGCCCGGGATTTCCTTCAGCGAGAAGGACTCCATAATAAAGAACTGATTGCCGTCCATCTTGGGGTGAGTAAGGCAATGAATTGGAAGAAGTGGTCGGATGAGCGTTATGCGGCGGTGTTTGAGCGATTGAGAAAACCGAATCGCCACTTTCTTTTCTTTGGAGGTGTCGATGAGCGCGAAGAAATTGAGATTGCGCGCGCCCACATTATTGAGGTGTCATCCGTCTTTGCCGGGAGTCTCGATGTTATACAAGTCGGTGCTCTTTTGACCCAATGCAAGATGACAATTGGCAACGATAGCGGCATCGGCCACCTCAGTATTGCGATTGGGACCCCAACATTTCGTATTTTTGGACCGTCAGATCATTATGGCTGCGAGCCATATAGTGAAGAACACGTTACGTTATACAAGGATCTTAGCTGTTCTCCGTGCATGAATCTCGGGCTTATCAAGGCGGGATATAATGTGTTGAATTGTGGTCATCGTAATTGCCTTGGCTACATTAGCGTCGACGAGGTTACGGATTCGATTTCAAACCTTCTAACTCGAAAGTGA
- a CDS encoding DUF5985 family protein — translation MILPIALLTGIISMGYGVSGLFFLRFWRQTRDRLFFVFAIAFWLLSIQQLAFALSSESAEDLTYLFVIRLVAFILILGAIVDKNLASKRNSSS, via the coding sequence ATGATTTTGCCAATCGCACTTCTAACAGGCATCATTTCGATGGGTTACGGAGTCTCCGGACTGTTCTTTCTTCGATTTTGGAGACAGACTCGTGATCGGCTATTCTTTGTTTTTGCCATTGCGTTCTGGTTGCTCAGCATTCAGCAACTTGCTTTTGCTCTTTCATCGGAAAGTGCGGAGGATCTCACGTATTTGTTTGTGATTCGCCTGGTGGCATTTATTCTCATTCTCGGTGCGATCGTGGATAAGAATCTGGCCTCAAAGCGAAATTCGAGTAGTTAA
- a CDS encoding DUF5985 family protein yields the protein MKNVIYVLCALTSLSCAVLLLRGYGRSKVRLLLWSGLCFAFLALNNLLLVIDLTILTQVDLSVIRSIPTMIGLSLLIFGFIWDERTQL from the coding sequence ATGAAAAACGTCATATATGTGCTCTGCGCGCTCACGAGTTTGAGTTGCGCTGTCTTACTACTGCGTGGTTATGGCCGTTCCAAAGTCCGACTGTTGCTTTGGAGCGGTCTGTGTTTCGCCTTTCTGGCGCTCAATAACCTTCTTCTGGTAATTGATCTGACGATATTAACGCAGGTCGATCTTTCGGTGATCCGAAGCATTCCGACAATGATCGGCCTCTCGCTATTGATCTTTGGATTTATCTGGGACGAACGAACACAGCTATGA
- the icd gene encoding NADP-dependent isocitrate dehydrogenase produces MSIDAKKLKAPARGEKITMTSTGLQVPNEPIIPFIEGDGTGPDIWRASVRVFDAAVAKAYGGKRKIAWHEVYAGEKANEIYGANTWLPNETLDVIREHLVAIKGPLTTPIGGGITSLNVALRQQLDLYVCLRPVRWFTGVPSPVKRPEAVDMVIFRENTEDIYAGIEWPAGSEEANKVLAFIEKEFPKAFKKIRFGTESKVHEWAHEAKIEMSENAPHVGVGIKAVSQEGSERLIAAAIDYALAHHRKSVTIVHKGNIMKYTEGAFRDWGYAMARERFGSKVFTWAEWEEQKKAFGESQANELQKKRLAEGALLVKDAIADITLQQVLTRPEEFDVIATLNLNGDYLSDALAAQVGGIGIAPGANINYVTGAAIFEATHGTAPKYTNLDKVNPGSVVLSGEMMLRYMGWNEAADSIMTGLEAAIKSKNVTYDFARQMEGAHEVKCSGFADEIIKRM; encoded by the coding sequence ATGAGCATAGACGCAAAGAAATTGAAAGCGCCGGCGCGCGGCGAGAAGATCACGATGACGAGCACCGGCCTCCAAGTGCCGAACGAGCCGATTATTCCGTTTATCGAAGGCGATGGCACCGGCCCGGATATCTGGCGCGCATCGGTCCGCGTGTTCGATGCGGCGGTCGCAAAGGCTTACGGTGGCAAGCGCAAGATCGCCTGGCACGAAGTCTACGCCGGCGAGAAGGCCAACGAAATCTACGGCGCAAACACCTGGCTTCCGAATGAGACGCTCGATGTCATCCGCGAGCATTTGGTCGCGATCAAAGGCCCGCTCACTACACCAATTGGTGGTGGCATCACGAGCCTGAACGTCGCGCTCCGTCAGCAGCTCGATCTCTATGTCTGCCTGCGCCCTGTGCGTTGGTTCACTGGCGTCCCTTCGCCAGTCAAGCGTCCCGAGGCTGTTGATATGGTCATCTTCCGCGAAAACACCGAGGATATTTACGCTGGCATCGAGTGGCCAGCCGGAAGCGAAGAAGCCAACAAAGTGCTGGCCTTCATCGAGAAGGAATTCCCAAAAGCGTTCAAGAAGATTCGCTTTGGAACCGAGAGCAAGGTCCACGAATGGGCGCACGAGGCGAAGATCGAAATGAGCGAGAATGCGCCGCACGTCGGGGTCGGGATCAAGGCCGTGAGCCAGGAAGGCTCCGAGCGGCTCATCGCCGCGGCGATCGACTATGCACTGGCACATCATCGCAAGTCCGTCACGATCGTGCACAAGGGTAACATCATGAAGTACACCGAAGGCGCGTTCCGCGATTGGGGCTATGCCATGGCGCGTGAGCGATTCGGTAGTAAGGTCTTCACGTGGGCTGAGTGGGAAGAGCAAAAGAAGGCATTTGGTGAGTCGCAGGCAAACGAGCTGCAGAAGAAGCGTTTGGCCGAAGGCGCGCTGCTTGTTAAGGATGCGATCGCAGACATCACGCTTCAGCAAGTACTCACACGTCCTGAAGAGTTCGATGTGATTGCAACGCTAAACTTGAATGGCGATTATCTCTCAGACGCACTCGCCGCGCAGGTCGGCGGAATTGGCATTGCACCGGGCGCCAACATCAACTACGTCACTGGCGCTGCTATCTTCGAAGCGACGCACGGCACTGCGCCAAAGTATACGAATCTCGACAAGGTCAATCCTGGATCGGTCGTGCTTTCGGGCGAGATGATGTTGCGTTACATGGGCTGGAATGAAGCGGCGGACAGCATCATGACCGGACTCGAAGCGGCAATCAAATCCAAGAACGTGACGTATGACTTCGCCCGCCAGATGGAAGGCGCGCATGAAGTCAAGTGCAGCGGCTTCGCCGACGAGATCATCAAGCGGATGTAA
- a CDS encoding T9SS type A sorting domain-containing protein, translated as MKKVLFILVSLLAISSESEAQLLHDIQADSILAPRGKTPIGFPAAFKARLTNAGTSTESNVQVEYIVWDPTGSVVFRDTFYVGTWNSRQTLDLTFNNITPLLNGHYQFCAIAILPGDQNRSNDSTCAQTVVAYSDDAQAIAIQYPKQDDSLPAGVGFQPVASFRNVGVNDIRNGPSKIVIRRCADQMLVAMFQQTNLNIPVDSFASDTFPNQQGSFDTRLLPPGCYQIAAVARIPNDGDHSNDTAYSTFSIYATHDISADSILTFLPQGRIPIAVPNPIRARFTNQGASNETNVMVACTIFQGGQLVYSDTGIVPFWGHGQMLDLPFKDWTPQMNGGFEVCAIALLAGDQDATNDRLCRIFKIAYLNDAEAVEITKPLPINYILYGQPFRPVAVFRNVGVADLYQVPARIEFRRCSDLMLVFRVDTLIDALYADSSLVTMAFPSQQGPYDTKVLPAGCYQVAAIARYQTDGDHTNDTAFSSFTIGAHSNVDGVDNPSRGLSITGMFPNPASTTTTLAYSLLESGDVTLHLIDVTGREILIANNREDAGEHTIPIEIQSLMSGVYLCQLSVVNARWELSRVYCTLVASGTR; from the coding sequence ATGAAGAAGGTCTTATTCATACTCGTGTCCCTGCTTGCTATCTCCTCGGAGAGCGAAGCCCAATTGCTGCATGACATCCAGGCCGATTCGATTCTTGCGCCTCGTGGCAAGACCCCCATCGGTTTTCCAGCCGCCTTCAAAGCTCGTCTCACAAACGCGGGAACAAGCACTGAATCAAATGTGCAGGTTGAGTACATTGTATGGGACCCAACCGGAAGTGTGGTCTTTCGCGATACTTTCTATGTCGGCACTTGGAACAGCAGGCAAACGCTCGATTTGACATTCAACAATATTACACCCCTGCTAAATGGGCATTACCAGTTCTGCGCAATCGCGATACTTCCGGGCGATCAGAACCGAAGCAACGACTCGACCTGCGCACAAACTGTTGTCGCATACTCAGACGACGCTCAGGCCATCGCGATCCAATATCCAAAGCAAGACGATTCCTTACCGGCCGGCGTGGGTTTTCAACCAGTTGCCTCCTTCCGCAATGTTGGGGTGAATGATATTAGGAATGGACCCTCAAAGATTGTGATAAGACGGTGCGCGGACCAAATGCTGGTCGCTATGTTTCAGCAAACGAATCTGAATATACCGGTTGATTCGTTTGCGTCTGACACATTCCCGAATCAGCAAGGGTCGTTCGATACCAGACTCTTGCCGCCCGGCTGCTATCAGATCGCGGCGGTTGCTCGTATCCCCAACGATGGAGACCATTCGAACGACACCGCCTATTCCACCTTCTCGATCTATGCGACGCACGACATCAGCGCCGACTCCATCCTAACTTTTCTACCACAGGGGCGCATACCGATTGCTGTCCCGAACCCGATCAGGGCGCGGTTCACGAACCAGGGCGCGAGTAATGAGACAAACGTGATGGTGGCGTGTACCATCTTTCAGGGTGGGCAATTGGTCTATTCCGACACCGGCATCGTCCCATTCTGGGGACATGGGCAAATGCTCGATCTTCCTTTCAAGGATTGGACGCCGCAGATGAATGGTGGATTCGAAGTTTGCGCGATCGCGCTGCTCGCGGGCGATCAGGATGCCACGAACGACCGGCTGTGCCGGATTTTCAAGATCGCGTATCTGAATGATGCGGAGGCGGTCGAGATTACGAAACCATTGCCGATCAATTATATCCTGTATGGCCAGCCGTTCCGTCCCGTTGCAGTGTTCCGCAATGTGGGTGTGGCCGACCTGTATCAAGTGCCTGCCCGCATCGAATTCCGGCGGTGTTCCGATCTCATGTTGGTGTTTCGAGTCGATACCTTGATCGATGCACTGTATGCAGATTCATCGCTCGTCACTATGGCATTCCCGAGCCAACAAGGTCCTTACGATACGAAAGTGCTCCCCGCCGGTTGCTATCAGGTGGCCGCGATCGCGCGCTATCAGACCGATGGTGACCACACCAACGATACTGCCTTCTCCAGTTTTACAATCGGTGCGCATTCAAATGTGGATGGTGTCGACAATCCGTCTCGCGGTCTTTCTATCACAGGTATGTTCCCGAACCCGGCGAGCACGACCACGACCCTCGCATATTCATTATTAGAATCCGGCGATGTCACGCTTCACCTCATCGACGTGACGGGAAGAGAGATACTGATCGCAAACAACCGCGAAGACGCGGGCGAGCACACGATACCGATCGAAATACAATCGCTGATGTCCGGCGTGTACCTTTGTCAACTTAGCGTCGTGAATGCTCGGTGGGAGCTCTCGCGGGTCTACTGCACGTTGGTGGCGAGCGGGACGCGATAA